A genomic segment from Geitlerinema sp. PCC 7407 encodes:
- the ilvB gene encoding biosynthetic-type acetolactate synthase large subunit encodes MQSVATRRVTGAYALLDSLKRHGVKHIFGYPGGAILPIYDELYRVEAEGSIKHILVRHEQGAAHAADGYARATGQVGVCFGTSGPGATNLVTGIATAHMDSIPLVVITGQVPRTAIGSDAFQETDIFGITLPIVKHSYVVRDPRDMARIIAEAFHIASTGRPGPVLVDIPKDVGFEEFDYVPVEPGSVRLPGYKPTVKGNPRQVNQALNLIQEASRPLLYVGGGAIAASAHDEIRELAERFRIPVTTTLMGKGSFDENHELGLGMLGMHGTAYANFAVSECDLLIAVGARFDDRVTGKLDEFAARAKVIHIDIDPAEVGKNRSPEVPIVGDVRQVLTELLRRSRERGDTPNAQQTREWLERIDRWRQDYPLQVPQYPDVLSPQQVIVELGRQAPNAFFTTDVGQHQMWSAQFLKNGPRRWISSAGLGTMGFGLPAAMGAKVACPEEQVICVSGDSSFQMNLQELGTLAQYGINVKTVIVNNGWQGMVRQWQQAFHGERYSSSNMEVGMPDFVVLAQAYGIKGLIVEDPADLTGAIAEMLTHDGPVLMDVRVRRDENCYPMVAPGKSNAQMIGLPERNPLDAAAELVYCSNCGAKNISSNNFCPECGTKL; translated from the coding sequence ATGCAAAGTGTAGCGACTCGTCGTGTGACTGGGGCTTATGCTCTTTTGGACAGCCTCAAGCGTCACGGCGTCAAGCATATTTTCGGTTATCCTGGTGGCGCAATTCTGCCCATCTACGATGAGCTGTATCGCGTAGAGGCCGAGGGAAGCATCAAGCACATCCTGGTACGCCATGAGCAGGGAGCTGCCCACGCTGCGGATGGTTATGCACGGGCCACCGGCCAAGTCGGCGTTTGCTTTGGCACCTCTGGTCCCGGCGCGACCAACTTGGTCACCGGCATCGCCACGGCCCACATGGACTCGATCCCCCTAGTGGTGATCACGGGTCAGGTGCCCCGAACCGCGATCGGCAGCGACGCTTTCCAGGAAACCGATATTTTCGGGATCACCCTGCCCATCGTGAAGCACTCCTACGTGGTGCGCGATCCCCGCGATATGGCTCGCATCATCGCTGAAGCCTTCCACATTGCCAGCACGGGCCGCCCAGGGCCGGTGCTGGTGGACATCCCCAAGGATGTCGGTTTTGAAGAATTTGACTATGTGCCGGTGGAGCCGGGCTCTGTGCGTCTGCCGGGCTACAAGCCGACGGTGAAGGGCAATCCTCGCCAGGTCAACCAGGCTCTGAACCTGATTCAAGAAGCCTCGCGTCCGCTGCTCTATGTCGGTGGCGGGGCGATCGCTGCTAGTGCCCATGACGAAATCCGGGAGCTAGCCGAGCGCTTCCGCATTCCGGTCACCACGACCCTGATGGGCAAGGGCTCCTTTGACGAAAATCACGAGCTTGGCCTCGGCATGCTGGGCATGCACGGGACCGCCTACGCAAACTTTGCAGTCAGCGAATGCGACCTGCTGATTGCGGTGGGTGCGCGCTTCGATGACCGCGTAACCGGCAAGCTCGACGAGTTTGCGGCTCGAGCGAAGGTAATCCACATCGACATCGACCCCGCCGAGGTTGGCAAGAACCGATCGCCCGAAGTGCCGATTGTGGGGGATGTGCGCCAAGTGCTGACCGAGCTGCTGCGCCGCAGCCGAGAGCGCGGCGATACGCCCAATGCCCAGCAGACCCGCGAATGGCTTGAGCGGATCGATCGCTGGCGGCAAGACTACCCCCTCCAGGTGCCCCAGTATCCCGACGTCCTCTCGCCCCAGCAGGTGATCGTCGAGCTGGGCCGCCAAGCCCCCAATGCTTTCTTCACGACGGATGTGGGTCAGCACCAGATGTGGTCGGCCCAGTTCCTCAAGAATGGTCCCCGCCGCTGGATCTCCAGCGCTGGCCTGGGCACTATGGGCTTTGGTTTGCCGGCAGCCATGGGCGCGAAGGTGGCCTGCCCAGAGGAACAGGTGATCTGTGTGAGCGGCGATTCCAGCTTCCAGATGAACTTGCAGGAGCTGGGAACCCTGGCCCAGTACGGCATCAATGTGAAGACGGTCATCGTGAACAATGGCTGGCAGGGCATGGTGCGTCAGTGGCAGCAGGCGTTCCACGGCGAGCGCTACTCGTCTTCCAACATGGAAGTGGGGATGCCGGACTTTGTGGTGCTGGCGCAGGCCTACGGGATCAAGGGCCTGATCGTTGAGGATCCGGCGGACTTGACCGGAGCGATCGCCGAAATGCTCACCCACGACGGCCCTGTCTTGATGGATGTGCGCGTGCGCCGCGACGAGAACTGCTACCCAATGGTCGCCCCTGGCAAGAGCAACGCTCAAATGATCGGCTTGCCAGAGCGCAACCCGCTGGATGCCGCTGCTGAGCTGGTCTATTGCAGCAACTGCGGAGCCAAGAACATCTCCAGCAATAACTTCTGTCCGGAGTGCGGCACCAAACTCTAG
- a CDS encoding MFS transporter produces the protein MLSDSPSDDPPHHPGLLRHNRAFLSLWASQVLSQVADKVFFVLLIVLLERYSDSDLSNSLRSLVMVAFTLPAVLFGSSAGIFVDRWTKRTMLLTCNLVRAGLVMLLPLLPGQFWVLLLIAFAVSTATQFFAPAEQAALPLLVRPDRLMTANALFAITMLGAMIVGFAIGDPLLRAAEVLSGGRGREIPICLLYLLAAGCIAQIPITEAHKDEVPLTVNPWRDLRTGIRYLDQNPLISRAVLQLAVLYSVLAVLMVLGVNLAQAVGLEPRQAGFLLAATGVGMLLGAALLAREGQRLRHWPLSLMGFWLVAGVLGLFALVQELWLGLILSVVLGVGGSLILVPMKTLIQRETPKNMLGKVLGFQNNVVNIALSLPLAIAGPLTDWLGLREVLWGLSASVTLLGVRVSQKNRDRRQAAARLESLPSDRPGQQSLKPVARSLDTDPEQN, from the coding sequence ATGTTGTCCGACTCTCCCTCCGACGACCCACCCCATCATCCTGGCCTGCTGCGGCACAACCGCGCCTTTTTGTCCCTGTGGGCCAGCCAGGTCCTGTCCCAAGTAGCCGACAAAGTCTTTTTCGTGCTGCTGATCGTCCTGCTAGAGCGCTACAGCGACTCCGACCTCTCCAATTCTCTGCGCTCTCTGGTCATGGTGGCCTTCACCCTGCCCGCTGTTCTCTTCGGCTCCTCTGCTGGCATCTTCGTCGATCGCTGGACCAAGCGCACCATGCTCTTGACCTGCAACTTGGTCCGGGCCGGTTTGGTCATGCTCCTGCCGCTGCTGCCCGGCCAGTTTTGGGTGCTGCTGCTGATCGCCTTTGCGGTATCCACCGCGACCCAGTTCTTCGCGCCAGCGGAGCAGGCCGCCCTGCCGCTGCTGGTGCGGCCCGATCGCCTGATGACGGCCAATGCCCTGTTCGCGATCACCATGCTGGGCGCCATGATCGTGGGATTTGCCATCGGCGATCCCCTGCTGCGGGCCGCCGAAGTCCTTTCGGGAGGCCGGGGCCGCGAAATTCCGATTTGCCTGCTCTATCTGCTGGCCGCAGGCTGTATTGCGCAAATTCCGATCACGGAGGCTCACAAAGACGAAGTCCCTCTGACCGTCAACCCCTGGCGAGACCTCCGAACCGGGATTCGTTATCTAGACCAAAATCCGCTGATTAGCCGAGCCGTGCTGCAGCTAGCGGTGCTCTACTCCGTTTTGGCGGTGCTCATGGTGTTGGGCGTCAACCTGGCCCAGGCGGTGGGCCTCGAACCGCGCCAAGCCGGATTTTTGCTGGCGGCGACGGGGGTCGGGATGTTGCTGGGGGCGGCGCTGCTGGCTCGAGAGGGACAGCGGCTGCGCCATTGGCCGCTGTCCCTGATGGGGTTCTGGCTGGTCGCTGGGGTCCTGGGCTTATTTGCCCTGGTGCAGGAGCTGTGGCTGGGCCTCATCCTGAGCGTGGTGCTGGGCGTGGGCGGGTCCCTGATCTTGGTGCCGATGAAGACGCTGATTCAGCGGGAAACTCCCAAAAACATGCTGGGTAAGGTGCTGGGCTTCCAAAATAATGTGGTGAATATTGCCCTGAGTCTGCCCTTGGCGATCGCCGGTCCCCTCACCGACTGGCTGGGCCTGCGCGAGGTGCTGTGGGGACTGAGCGCTAGCGTGACCCTCCTGGGCGTCCGGGTCAGCCAAAAAAATCGCGATCGCCGCCAAGCAGCTGCGCGCCTCGAGAGCCTGCCCAGCGATCGCCCAGGTCAACAAAGCCTGAAACCAGTCGCTCGAAGCCTCGACACAGACCCAGAACAGAATTAA